CGCGGCGTTGGCGGCGTGCCAGGCCCGCCGGTCAGGGTCGGCGTGCGGGTCCGTCGCCCGAGCCAATGCGCGATGGACGTCGCGACGCTCACCGAGATCGGCGGCCCGGTAGGCCGCCGATCGCATCAGCGGGTGGGTGAACCGTATTTGCGCGCCGAGTTCGATCATGCCCGCCGCCTCGGCCGGCCCCAGAGCATCGATGGCGACCCCCAAAATCGCTGCGGCACGCAGGAACAACGCCGCGTCACCCACCGGCTCGGCAGCGGCGAGCAGCAGCAGCTGCCGGGTGGGCGCGGGCAGCGTCCGGATGCGGGCGATGTAGCCGTCTTCGAGGGCGGCCGTCGAGGAACGCCGGCCGGAGATCCAGAAACCACCGGCCAATTCGGCGGCCGACACACTGCGTGGCACATCGATCAGGGCCAGTGGCACACCGCGGGTTTCGGCGACGATACGATCACGCACCAGCGGGTCGATACCGCCGATCATGACCGAGTCCAGCAGGTCACGCGCCGCGGCGTCGCTCAGTCCCGCCACCGTGTGTCCGGGCAACCCGGTGAGCACATCGGGATAGCCGTCGCGGACGGCGAACACCATGGCGACCGGCTCTGCCAGCAGCCGCCGCGCGACGAACGCCAGAACCTGCACCGACACCTGGTCGAGCCATTGTGCGTCGTCGATGAGGACCAGCACGGGCTGTGCGGCCGAGGCGCCCGCCAGCAGGCTCAGTACTGCCAATCCCACCAGGAACCGGTCGGGCGTGGGTCCGGTGCCATATCCGAACGCGACCTCCAGGGCGGCGCGCTGCGGTGGCGGTAGCGCTGCGATATCGGCGAACATCGGCGCGCACAGCTGTTGGAGCCCGGCGAAGGCAAGTTCCATATCGGACTCGACACCGGCCAACCGAAATAACGTGAATCCTTTTGCACCACAGGCCAGGTGATCGAGTAGCGCGGTTTTCCCGACGCCCGCCTCACCGCGCAGCACCAGGACCCTGCTGCGGCCCGACCGCACATCGTCGGTAAGGGCGTCGAGGACCGCGCAGTCACGCTCGCGGCCGCGCAGCCTCACCGACATAGCCGTCGATGGTAACGACTACCGACCGCCGGCGACTCGGGGATGACTCCCGCGCCACGCGGGCGTTCGACCGACCAGGAGTGTGCAGCCCGCACCTTCGTGAGCATCGGAGAAACCATGAGCCTGGACAACCTCACCCGCGGCGACAACGGCCTCGACGAATTGGTGCCATCGCGATATGCCCTGCGCGTCGGCGATATCGACGTGTTGATCATCAGCGACGGCGTACTGCCGATCACGGCATCGACGATGGCCACCAACGCCGAACCGACCGCGTACTCGGCATGGCTGAAGGACATGTTCCTGCCGCCGGAGATCCTGGACTGGCCGCTCAACGTCGCCGTGGTGCGCAGCGCGGGCCGGACCATCCTGATCGATTCCGGTCTCGGCACCGAGTTCCCGGACTTCCCGCGGGCCGGTCAACTGGGCATGCGACTGTCCGCGGCCGGGGTGGAGCCGTCCTCGGTCACCGACGTGGTGCTGACCCACCTGCACATGGACCATATCGGCGGTCTGCTGGTCGACGGGTTGCGCAACAAGCTGCGCCCCGATCTGCGGGTGCACGTCGCCGCCGCCGAGGCCGAGTTCTGGCAATCCCCGGACTTCTCCCGCACCGTCATGCCGGCTTCGATACCGCCCGTGCTGCGACGGACCGCCAGCCAGTTCCTCGACCTCTACCGCGGCCGACTGCGCACATTCGAGGACGTCTACGAGGTGGCACCGGGAGTTGTGTTGCGGCGCACCGGTGGACACACCCCCGGGCACAGCGTCGTGCGTATCGAGTCGGGAGGCGAGGCGCTGACATTCGCCGGTGATGCGGTGTTCCAGCCGGGGTTCGACAACCCCGAGTGGCAGAACGGGTTCGAACACGATCCCGAGGAGGCGACCCGGGTCCGGATTGCGCTGTTGACCGATCTGGCGGCCAGCGGCGAACAGTTGGTGGCCACGCACCTTCCGTTCCCGTCGGTATGTCATGTGGCCGCCCACGGCGGGACCTTCCGCTTCGTCCCGTCGACCTGGGACTACTGACGGGCTGAGCCCGCACCCGGGCGGGCTACTCGGTGATGACACCCCACTTCGCCTCGGCTCCCGAGTGCCCGATCAGCACCACGCCGACCGTCGAGGACACACCGACCACCACGGCGAGGATCGCCACTCCGACCGCGAGCCCGCGACTCGGTCGCTCCGCGCGCGACTCCCGCACATGCTGAACCGCCTGCAGGATCGCCACGAGCAACAACCCGATCGCGAAGTAGATCATCCACTCACCGCGCTCCTCATGCAGCTCGAGGATCGCGCTGTGCTCACCTTCGCGGTTGTACAGCCACTCACCCGCCGACGTCGTCAGCGGTGTGAGCACCATGACGCCGGCAGCCAGGGCCAGCACCAGCCACACCAGACGAGTGCGTGCGGCCCGCCAGAACGCACAGAGGATGAGCAACGCGGCCGTCAATGGCGCCAGCACCACGACACCATGCACCAGCAGGGCATGAGCGGGGATTCCGGCAATAGTGGTCATGGCGTCGCTCCTCGGATATGCGCATCCAGAAGATACCCCCTCAGACCGCCGAGCGTCGCACCAAACACCCTTTCCGGCAACATGATCCGACACAGGCAAGGCTACGCTCACCCCGCCCGCCCGGGTCGGTGATCAGGCCGCCAGCGGGGTGTAGTCGGTGGTGCGCTGCCGGGCAGGCCTGCCGATGCCCTCGGCGATGGCGACGAGTTCGGCGACGGTCTTGGCCGACCCGTTCTCCGATCCGGCCATCCGCGAGATGGTCTCTTCCATCAGCGTGCCGCCGAGATCGTTCGCCCCGCCGTTGAGCATCACCTGGGTTCGCTCGACACCCAGCTTGACCCAGCTGGTCTGAATGCTGGGAATCCTGCCGTGCAACATGATTCGCGCCAACGCATGCACGGCGCGGTTGTCGCGGTGCGTCGGCCCCGGCCGCGCACCACCGGCCAGATACAGCGGCGAGGACTGGTGCACGAAGGGCAACGGAACGAACTCGGTGAAACCGCCGGTGCGATCCTGGATATCGCGCAGCACGTTCAGGTGACCCACCCAGTGCTTGGGGGTGTCGACATGCCCGTACATCATCGTCGAACTCGACCGCAGCCCCACCTCGTGCGCGGTGGTGACCACGTCGATCCACTCCGAGGCAGGCAACTTGCCCTTGGTCAGCACCCAGCGGATCTCGTCGTCGAGGATCTCCGCGGCCGTACCCGGAATGGAGCCGAGGCCCGCCGCGCGCAATTCGGTCAACCATTCGCGCACCGACAACCCGCTGCGGGTGACGCCGTTGGCGATCTCCATCGGCGAGAACGCATGCACGTGCATCGAGGGAACCCTGGCCTTGACGGCCCGCACCAGATCGGCATACCCGGTGACCGGGAGCTCGGGATCGATACCGCCCTGCATGCACACCTCGGTGGCCCCGGCGACGTGCGCCTCCCAGGCGCGGTCGGCGACCTCGTCGGTGGACAGCGAGAACGCATCGGCGTCACCCTTGCGCTGGGCGAACGCGCAGAACCGGCAACCGGTGTAGCAGATATTGGTGAAGTTGATATTGCGGTTGATCACGAAGGTGACGTCATCGCCCACCACCTCATGGCGCAGCGAATCCGCCAGCGCGGCAACCGCGTCCAACGCCGGGCCGTCTGCGGTGGCCAGCGCCAGGTACTCGTCGTCGGTACAACCGCCCGGGTTGCGTTCGGCCGAACGCAACGCCGCCAACACATCGGTGTCGATACGTTCGGGCGCGCGAGCGGCGAGCTCGGACACCTTCTCCCGGATGGACTCCCAGTCCCCGAACGCGCTGTCGAGATCACTGCGGGTGTCGGTGCGCCGACCCTCCGAATCGATGGCCGTGTGCAAATCCGTGCGGCCCAACGATTCCGAGGCCTCGTCGGGTTCCTGCCAGGGTCGCCCCACCGGGTTCACATCGCGGGCCAGACCGGTCTGCGGATCGGCCAGCGCGTCGACATGCCCACGCACCCGCGGGTCGATCCAGGCCGCGCCCGCCTGCACATACTGCGGTTGCGCGGTCAGTCGCTGCACCAGGTCGTAACCGGCCTCGGCGGTCACGGCGGCCAGATCGTCGAGATTGGGCCACGGTCGCTCCGGGTTCACGTGGTCCGGCGTCAGCGGGGACACCCCGCCCCAGTCGTCGACACCGGCACCGATCAAGGCCAGGCACTCCGCCGGCGACACCAGGTTCGGCGGCGCCTGGATGCGCATCTTGGGCCCCAGCACCAGTCGCGTCACCGCGATGGTCGCCACGAAATCGTCGATACCCGCATCGGGTACACCGGCCATGGCCGTGTGGTCCTTGGCCCGGAAGTTCTGCACGATCACTTCCTGGACGTGACCGAATTCCTTGTGCGACTTACGGATCGCATGCATCGTCTCGGCCCGCTCGGTGAGCGTCTCGCCGATACCCACCAGCAGGCCGGTGGTGAAGGGGATGGAGAGCCTGCCGGCATCATCGAGGGTCCGCAACCGAACCGCGGGGTCCTTGTCCGGGCTGCCGTAGTGGGCCAGTCCCTTGGTCTCGAAAAGCCGTCGCGAGGTGGTCTCCAGCATCATGCCCATCGACGGCGCGACGGGCTTGAGCCGGGAGAGTTCGGTCCAGCTCATGACACCCGGATTGAGGTGCGGCAGCAGGCCCGTCTCCTCGAGCACCCGGATGGCCATCGCCCGGACGTAGTCCAGGGTGGAGTCATAACCGCGCTCGTCGAGCCACTGCGCGGCCTCGTCCCAGCGCGCCTCCGGGCGGTCACCGAGAGTGAAAAGCGCTTCCTTGCAACCCAGCTCGGCGCCGCGGCGCGCTACGTCGAGGATCTCGTCGGGCTCCATGAACATGCCCTTGCCCTCGGCACGCAATTTGCCGGGGACGGTGACAAAGGTGCAGTAGTGGCATTTGTCGCGGCACAGGTGGGTCACGGGGATGAAGACCTTGCGCGAATAGCTGACCGGCAACTGTCCGGTCCCGCCACGCCGGCCGGCCGATTCCAGACCGGCGTCACGGACCCGGGCCGCGCTGGCACACAGGTCGGCAAGGTCGGCACCGCGGGCGGTCATCGCGATGGCCGCCTCGTCCACGTTGAGCGTCACCCCGTCGCGGGCGCGGCGCAGCACACGCCGCAGCGCGGACGGATTCGACTTCGGCGGGACCACCGGGCTGGGCAGATCGGAGCCGTGCTGGGGGTTCAGAGCCACTCCGGTGTAACCCCGCTGTCGGCGCGGATCATCCGCGCGTCTCACTATCTGAAACAGCTGCCACTGGCATAGAGGTCACGATAGCCTCCGACGAGACACCGCGACGCGACCCGTCCGCCGAATACCTCCCAGCTCGCTGACTAGCGCGTAAGTTATCCGACGTCGGGACTGATCACAGGAGCTGTCATGCGGTTACGCGTTCGTCCATATCTGATGGCAGGCGTCGCGGTGGTAGCCGCCGGAAGTATCTCGCTACCGTCCTCGGTGACGCCGGCCAGCGCGCCGACCGTCCGCCACGACAGCGTCGCGTTGACCGCCCAGACGCGCACCTTCGACACACTGCCGGCCGCCCTGGTTGCCGTCCGCCCGAACACACCCGACGCCGGGCCGACCGAGCTGCCGAAGCTGCTGGCCGAAGCACTGGACACCGCACCGGCCGCCCAGGCGAGCGCGCTTGCGCTACCGGGACTGGGCAACGCCATCATCGACGCCTATTACACGGTGATGCCCTGGGTGGACTGGGGCGTGAACCTGGCGGTGTACGCCACCGAGTGGATTCCGCTGGTCAACCTGTTGACCCCGCAGATCGACATCTTCTACTACTCACTGATCCGGCCGATCATCACCAGCGGCGTGTTCAACTTCGCCTACTGGGTCGGCGGCGCCCTCGACTTCAGCCAGGGGTTGACGAACTTCTTCAACGAGTCGGTGGCTGCGGCCGGCAACTTCGTCAACACCGAGATCAACTGGTTCCTGAGCTTGTTCCCGCCGCTGCCACCGTTCTTTCCCCTGGCCGCGGCGTCTCAGGCCGTGATGGCCGTCGAGGGGGCGCGCACGGCGGTGCAGATCCCCGCCACCCCCGAATCCGCACCGGAGTCTTCGGACGAGCAGCAGAGCGCGCCGGACGAGCCCGAGGCATCGACCCCGACGCCGGATTCGGCCACCCCGGAGGACGGCACCCCGGAGCCGGAGGCCGGCACCCCGAGTCCGCAGTCCCCCGTCGAGACCGGCCCGGAACCCGATATCGCCCCCGAGACATCCGGCCAGATCGATGACGAAGACGTCTCTGATGAGGCCGACGAGCAACAGGACGACCTCCGGGAGACGCTGCGCGAAGAACTGCGCGAGCAGGCCGCCCCGCAGGCGGGTGGCCTCGACACGGACGATATCGGCACCTCCGCCGGTGCGGACGAGAAGGCCGGCGGCAGCGTGGAGAACTCGACCGGTGACCGCACGAGCCCCGGCGATGACACCAAGCCCACCGACCGCGCCGCCGGGAACGGCACGTCGGACACCGGGGGTTCCGAAAGCTGACCTGCGGTCAGAGGTGGCGACGCAGCACTGCCGCCGGCGGCAGTAGCCCGCCGACGATCAGCAGGAGCACCGCGTAAGCCATCACACCTGCGCCGTCGAACACCACGTCCCCGCCCGGGCCGCCGAGCGCCAGCCCCAGCACGGTGGCCAGCCAGGCCCACATCGGCACGGCCGCGAGTCGGGGCGAGGATGTCCACTGCAAGGCCACCCACACCAGCGCCGCGTTGACCGCGCCACTGACCACCACGGTGATCGGGAAGGGCACCGCGCCGATGCGCAGCGGGAGAAAGAACGCCGAAACGAGCGCTGTCAGCACACCGTCGAGGGCGAGCACACCGAGGACGACGGGCGGCAGCCAGGCCGGCCCGTCCGCATGATCGGCCCTCAGGTCGGGATGCTGTCGAGCAGTGCGACCAACGAGCCGACGACCCACTGGAAGTTGTCGGCGCGATCCTGCTGATGCTGCAGGTTGGGATCCAAGTCCGGGTCCATGACGGTGACCATACCGCGTCCGCGCCCGGCTATTGCAGATTCAGCCCAGCCAACAGATCGGATTCGACACCGTCGGCCCCC
The sequence above is drawn from the Mycolicibacterium neoaurum VKM Ac-1815D genome and encodes:
- a CDS encoding MBL fold metallo-hydrolase, which gives rise to MSLDNLTRGDNGLDELVPSRYALRVGDIDVLIISDGVLPITASTMATNAEPTAYSAWLKDMFLPPEILDWPLNVAVVRSAGRTILIDSGLGTEFPDFPRAGQLGMRLSAAGVEPSSVTDVVLTHLHMDHIGGLLVDGLRNKLRPDLRVHVAAAEAEFWQSPDFSRTVMPASIPPVLRRTASQFLDLYRGRLRTFEDVYEVAPGVVLRRTGGHTPGHSVVRIESGGEALTFAGDAVFQPGFDNPEWQNGFEHDPEEATRVRIALLTDLAASGEQLVATHLPFPSVCHVAAHGGTFRFVPSTWDY
- a CDS encoding DUF2231 domain-containing protein; translated protein: MTTIAGIPAHALLVHGVVVLAPLTAALLILCAFWRAARTRLVWLVLALAAGVMVLTPLTTSAGEWLYNREGEHSAILELHEERGEWMIYFAIGLLLVAILQAVQHVRESRAERPSRGLAVGVAILAVVVGVSSTVGVVLIGHSGAEAKWGVITE
- a CDS encoding bifunctional FO biosynthesis protein CofGH gives rise to the protein MALNPQHGSDLPSPVVPPKSNPSALRRVLRRARDGVTLNVDEAAIAMTARGADLADLCASAARVRDAGLESAGRRGGTGQLPVSYSRKVFIPVTHLCRDKCHYCTFVTVPGKLRAEGKGMFMEPDEILDVARRGAELGCKEALFTLGDRPEARWDEAAQWLDERGYDSTLDYVRAMAIRVLEETGLLPHLNPGVMSWTELSRLKPVAPSMGMMLETTSRRLFETKGLAHYGSPDKDPAVRLRTLDDAGRLSIPFTTGLLVGIGETLTERAETMHAIRKSHKEFGHVQEVIVQNFRAKDHTAMAGVPDAGIDDFVATIAVTRLVLGPKMRIQAPPNLVSPAECLALIGAGVDDWGGVSPLTPDHVNPERPWPNLDDLAAVTAEAGYDLVQRLTAQPQYVQAGAAWIDPRVRGHVDALADPQTGLARDVNPVGRPWQEPDEASESLGRTDLHTAIDSEGRRTDTRSDLDSAFGDWESIREKVSELAARAPERIDTDVLAALRSAERNPGGCTDDEYLALATADGPALDAVAALADSLRHEVVGDDVTFVINRNINFTNICYTGCRFCAFAQRKGDADAFSLSTDEVADRAWEAHVAGATEVCMQGGIDPELPVTGYADLVRAVKARVPSMHVHAFSPMEIANGVTRSGLSVREWLTELRAAGLGSIPGTAAEILDDEIRWVLTKGKLPASEWIDVVTTAHEVGLRSSSTMMYGHVDTPKHWVGHLNVLRDIQDRTGGFTEFVPLPFVHQSSPLYLAGGARPGPTHRDNRAVHALARIMLHGRIPSIQTSWVKLGVERTQVMLNGGANDLGGTLMEETISRMAGSENGSAKTVAELVAIAEGIGRPARQRTTDYTPLAA